A region from the Aquimarina sp. ERC-38 genome encodes:
- a CDS encoding SusD/RagB family nutrient-binding outer membrane lipoprotein: MKILFKYTTIIALLLLSGCEESLEEININPNQSVENPSLDLLFGAIVPGMIGQLVQSYEVPGQLAQQIAVKNSEVGTLTHDEDAISRRFWETVYSENNGALRNAGFLIFEAEERGNQVYQALGKILKAYILSYTTDLFGDIPYTDAAQGFRFGEQYIFPKYDAQSEVYRAMLSDLREANTLLETAAANQRIDESRDLLFKGDKGVWRKFANSLRLRLLMRISEVQDVQAEIATLFENPGMFPIFESIEETPQFVFEDITRWPFQPERVNSSDIRLSSIVVDIMKGEGNENQISTRSDPRLSFIVDPTETSVANGTPEFIGQPVGIASDIEEDANRSLLSSAFRTLNTFWLMTYAELLFIKSEAIHKGFITGNAQEVYRNGVLASITKYGIDETTAESIAYLEEVGNNFVGNEIKHLAIQRWLDQVNNGFEGYSVWRRMNHPILTPGQDAVAPQIPLRYFYSSKTTDKNQVNADEAINRPPLNGRNTTFQKVWWDRD; encoded by the coding sequence ATGAAAATCTTATTTAAATATACTACAATCATCGCGCTCCTATTATTGTCGGGTTGTGAGGAAAGCCTGGAAGAAATCAATATCAATCCGAATCAATCCGTAGAAAATCCTAGTTTGGACTTGTTGTTTGGTGCTATTGTACCCGGAATGATAGGGCAGTTAGTCCAGTCCTATGAAGTTCCCGGACAATTAGCACAGCAGATTGCAGTAAAAAATTCGGAGGTAGGTACTCTTACTCATGATGAAGATGCTATTAGCCGAAGGTTTTGGGAAACCGTATACTCTGAGAACAACGGAGCTTTGAGAAACGCTGGATTTTTAATTTTTGAAGCCGAAGAAAGAGGCAACCAGGTGTATCAGGCATTGGGAAAAATACTAAAGGCCTATATATTAAGTTATACTACTGATCTTTTCGGGGATATTCCCTATACAGATGCCGCGCAAGGGTTTCGTTTCGGAGAACAATACATTTTTCCTAAATATGATGCGCAGTCAGAGGTGTATCGAGCCATGTTAAGTGATCTTAGAGAAGCAAACACCTTACTAGAAACAGCAGCAGCTAATCAACGTATCGATGAAAGCAGGGATTTACTATTTAAAGGAGATAAAGGGGTCTGGAGAAAATTTGCAAATTCTTTACGCTTACGCTTACTTATGCGAATTTCTGAAGTTCAGGATGTACAAGCTGAAATAGCCACACTATTTGAAAACCCAGGGATGTTCCCCATTTTTGAAAGTATTGAAGAAACTCCCCAGTTTGTTTTTGAAGATATCACCCGTTGGCCCTTTCAACCCGAACGTGTCAATAGTAGTGATATCAGGCTATCCTCAATAGTGGTTGATATTATGAAAGGAGAAGGAAATGAGAATCAAATCAGCACTCGTAGCGATCCCAGGTTGTCTTTTATTGTAGACCCTACGGAAACATCAGTTGCTAACGGAACGCCTGAATTTATCGGGCAACCTGTAGGTATCGCTTCTGATATAGAAGAGGATGCAAATAGATCTTTATTAAGTTCAGCATTTAGAACGCTTAATACCTTTTGGTTGATGACTTATGCAGAGTTATTATTCATAAAATCCGAAGCTATCCATAAAGGTTTTATCACTGGAAATGCACAGGAAGTTTATAGAAACGGAGTACTGGCATCAATTACAAAATACGGGATTGATGAAACCACTGCCGAAAGTATAGCGTACCTGGAGGAAGTTGGTAATAATTTTGTAGGCAATGAAATCAAACATCTTGCGATACAACGATGGTTAGATCAGGTGAATAATGGTTTTGAAGGCTATAGTGTATGGCGTAGGATGAACCATCCTATACTCACTCCGGGTCAGGATGCCGTTGCTCCGCAGATTCCGCTTCGATACTTTTATTCTAGTAAAACAACCGATAAAAATCAAGTTAATGCCGATGAAGCCATTAACCGTCCTCCCCTGAATGGAAGGAATACAACCTTTCAAAAAGTCTGGTGGGATAGGGATTAA
- a CDS encoding metallophosphoesterase family protein: MISLLKLVCQCLLSLIILSFYACKDSNQKLAISSSEPIIKNISEPESWKFVAFGDCRGHSSEDPVNVPVLQKLVAEIIKQEVDLVMFTGDICYGHANRKELGDQGALEDLKRQMLLFRKTIDPLYKKGIKVYIVRGNHEATQRYPDVAGTADHRPIWPETKKVWDNVFGDSYQMPQNGPDGEKNLTFFDTHKNALIIGLDLYTARDDKVNADGSIPKPSTKRIHQKWLDSILAIHDKPHVFAFTHEPAFKVDHQDCMHGDTSYKLDYSKYRDQFWQSLQEAGAKAYFCGHDHGYALAAVTDTINTKKDTIYQVVVGTAGAGKSIAPVYDGYNTHHRVTPINTSKSYGFVLGEVTGTTARIFYRYLDEQENFQNQKPIELIK, translated from the coding sequence ATGATAAGCCTCCTAAAATTAGTCTGCCAATGCCTATTATCATTAATTATCTTAAGCTTTTATGCATGTAAAGACTCAAATCAAAAATTAGCTATTAGTAGTAGTGAGCCTATAATAAAAAACATATCCGAACCAGAATCTTGGAAGTTTGTTGCTTTTGGGGATTGTAGAGGGCATAGCTCGGAGGATCCGGTCAATGTACCAGTACTTCAAAAGCTGGTTGCAGAAATTATCAAACAAGAAGTAGACCTGGTGATGTTTACCGGTGATATTTGCTATGGTCATGCCAATCGTAAAGAATTAGGAGATCAGGGTGCTTTGGAGGATTTAAAACGCCAGATGTTACTTTTTCGTAAAACGATTGACCCGCTTTATAAAAAGGGGATAAAGGTATACATTGTACGCGGGAATCACGAGGCGACACAACGTTATCCGGATGTAGCTGGAACTGCCGATCACCGCCCTATTTGGCCCGAAACCAAAAAGGTATGGGATAATGTATTCGGCGATAGCTATCAAATGCCTCAAAACGGGCCTGATGGTGAAAAGAACCTAACGTTTTTTGACACCCATAAAAATGCGTTGATCATAGGGCTTGACCTGTATACCGCTCGCGACGATAAGGTCAATGCAGATGGTAGTATCCCAAAACCATCTACTAAAAGAATTCACCAAAAATGGTTGGATAGTATTCTTGCAATTCATGATAAGCCACATGTATTTGCCTTTACGCACGAGCCTGCCTTCAAAGTAGATCATCAGGATTGTATGCACGGTGATACTAGCTATAAGTTAGATTACTCAAAATATAGGGATCAATTTTGGCAAAGTTTACAGGAAGCAGGGGCAAAAGCCTATTTTTGCGGACATGACCATGGCTATGCATTAGCAGCAGTAACTGATACCATTAATACCAAAAAAGATACTATCTATCAGGTAGTGGTAGGGACTGCCGGAGCCGGAAAAAGTATAGCACCAGTATATGATGGCTATAACACCCATCACCGTGTTACCCCTATAAATACTTCAAAATCTTATGGTTTTGTACTTGGTGAGGTTACGGGTACCACAGCTCGTATCTTTTATCGATACCTGGATGAGCAGGAAAACTTTCAAAATCAAAAACCTATCGAATTAATAAAGTAA
- a CDS encoding T9SS type A sorting domain-containing protein: MKNRLTITLVITLISLLFIYSESYAQFAHKINKQRRYDEISWLITHNANNNRIDGPSGFFGCLGGGNQSAGILKQLQDGVRSFMVDIYRVNGQLRLKHGAPNMCMMDAKNFNNILANWLQTHPQDIITLHIESGANLGKSGLDDIFFGRRSGYKNMSSFIYRHNAFVSPKRPAGSGADTYPSVQEMLNQRKQLVIFSERNFNSDIYRHEFATTVQNRFRAGQVNELFSADKFVKDRGVDHKTVLTVNHFVGDAPTFNGDVNKSRAANKDVQRKAITAWFMFGHRPSISVDYYNLSNGAKPMNQIDEVNRINEVRGRFINRNNPGRHVRDVKTYFAEFKNGSWRKIKNIEQDGRRASWHVFYSFPAQSNDNRAIFFEHPSYNFNPTHIRIGDYKGAGSRTFVKNVVATRKVQTRSLDNLQIDIDEADITIYPVPSIENQLTLAYNQQNRGDITLGLYDLSGKLVEEILNKEIAQGSGEIIWKAKTKNLNGFYIVMGTINNQSYLKKVLFK; the protein is encoded by the coding sequence ATGAAAAATCGGCTTACTATTACCCTCGTTATCACTTTGATCTCACTACTTTTCATCTATTCAGAATCCTATGCTCAATTTGCTCATAAAATTAATAAACAAAGGAGATATGATGAAATTTCATGGCTTATTACCCATAATGCTAACAACAATAGAATTGATGGTCCGTCCGGTTTTTTTGGTTGTTTAGGAGGCGGGAATCAATCTGCTGGAATATTAAAACAATTACAGGATGGCGTACGGAGCTTTATGGTTGATATTTACCGTGTAAATGGTCAACTAAGGTTAAAACACGGAGCCCCTAATATGTGCATGATGGATGCTAAAAATTTTAATAATATACTTGCTAATTGGCTACAAACGCATCCCCAGGACATTATTACCTTACATATTGAAAGTGGGGCAAATTTGGGTAAATCAGGATTGGATGATATCTTTTTTGGAAGGCGTTCGGGATATAAAAACATGTCTTCTTTTATATATCGCCATAATGCTTTTGTCAGTCCAAAACGACCAGCCGGATCAGGTGCTGATACGTACCCTAGCGTACAGGAAATGCTTAATCAAAGGAAACAACTGGTAATTTTTTCTGAAAGAAATTTTAATAGTGATATCTACCGCCATGAATTTGCGACTACCGTACAAAACAGGTTTCGGGCAGGCCAGGTTAATGAATTATTTAGTGCCGACAAGTTTGTTAAAGACAGAGGTGTAGATCATAAAACTGTTTTAACCGTAAATCATTTTGTGGGGGATGCCCCTACCTTTAACGGTGATGTGAACAAATCTAGGGCGGCCAACAAAGACGTTCAGAGAAAAGCCATTACCGCATGGTTTATGTTTGGGCATAGACCTTCTATTTCGGTGGATTATTATAACCTATCTAATGGTGCTAAACCCATGAACCAAATTGATGAAGTTAATAGAATTAACGAGGTAAGAGGAAGGTTTATTAATAGAAACAACCCGGGAAGACACGTAAGAGATGTGAAAACTTATTTTGCAGAATTTAAAAACGGTTCGTGGAGAAAAATAAAGAATATCGAACAAGATGGGCGTCGGGCTTCCTGGCATGTATTTTATTCTTTCCCTGCCCAAAGTAATGACAACCGGGCTATTTTTTTTGAACACCCTAGCTATAACTTTAATCCTACCCATATAAGAATTGGAGATTATAAGGGTGCTGGCAGTAGAACATTTGTAAAAAATGTGGTAGCTACCAGAAAAGTACAGACAAGGTCTTTAGACAACCTACAAATAGATATAGATGAGGCTGATATCACTATCTATCCCGTACCTTCCATTGAAAATCAACTTACTTTAGCTTATAACCAACAAAACCGGGGGGACATCACATTAGGACTATATGACTTGTCTGGTAAATTAGTTGAAGAAATACTAAACAAAGAAATTGCTCAAGGTTCCGGAGAAATTATCTGGAAAGCTAAGACTAAGAACCTAAATGGTTTTTATATTGTTATGGGAACAATCAATAACCAATCTTATCTAAAAAAGGTGTTATTTAAATAG
- a CDS encoding 4'-phosphopantetheinyl transferase family protein — MIHLFFTHISQEEHEFLLQKKLPEFSKDFQNKILKYRRWQDAQLSLLGRMLLNYAFKKIDKQFCENKLAYTSYGKPFFEGENIKFNISHSGNMVVCAITETKEIGIDLEVIQDIHIEDFRSQMTDLEWQRIFSSDNIKASFFDYWTQKEATIKAHGMGLSIPLKSFEIVDNRVELSDDLFLLKKVDLASDYSCHLAVKETDKNKATPIICAQQFLDVRSLIFC; from the coding sequence ATGATACACCTATTTTTTACGCACATATCCCAAGAAGAACACGAGTTTTTATTACAAAAGAAACTACCCGAGTTTTCAAAAGATTTCCAAAATAAGATTTTAAAATACCGTCGCTGGCAGGATGCCCAGTTGTCATTATTAGGAAGAATGCTGTTAAACTATGCATTTAAAAAAATAGACAAACAATTCTGTGAAAATAAGTTAGCGTATACTTCCTACGGCAAACCGTTTTTTGAAGGAGAAAATATAAAATTTAATATTTCCCATTCCGGAAACATGGTGGTTTGTGCTATAACCGAAACAAAGGAAATAGGTATAGATTTGGAAGTCATTCAGGATATCCATATAGAAGACTTTAGATCCCAAATGACCGATTTAGAATGGCAAAGAATATTTTCTTCTGATAACATCAAAGCATCTTTTTTTGATTATTGGACCCAAAAAGAAGCAACCATAAAAGCCCATGGTATGGGACTATCTATCCCTTTAAAATCTTTTGAAATTGTGGACAATAGAGTTGAACTAAGTGATGATCTATTTTTACTCAAAAAAGTTGACTTAGCAAGTGATTATAGTTGTCACCTGGCAGTAAAAGAAACTGACAAAAACAAAGCTACGCCTATAATTTGTGCTCAGCAGTTTTTAGATGTTAGATCGCTGATTTTTTGTTAG
- a CDS encoding DDE-type integrase/transposase/recombinase — MEELYKHIGKTRQGVYYAGQRKDYLKEKEAVVLNVVRSWRMSHPQMGSRVMYYSLQAKGVKIPMGITRFEELISRFGLTASKPKRFIPLTSDGKGKSGYSNLTNGLIINDCYRLLVVDITYFWLVDQWCHLFVIKDAYSQRLVSLYPSWDLKAQSALQALSKGLSLVDPDLLKGCIHHSDNGSQYNALSYRKLLAKLGMKISRAASCKQNGSCEQMHHIIKNMYLVHFAPKNMAELKRCCQKVVHLMNAQRAVKQLGYRTVIDFEEDIAKMEPSQRPKKELYDFDNA, encoded by the coding sequence ATGGAGGAACTCTATAAACATATAGGTAAAACCCGCCAGGGGGTTTACTATGCTGGTCAGCGTAAGGATTACCTTAAAGAAAAGGAGGCAGTTGTTTTGAATGTGGTGAGGTCATGGCGCATGTCCCATCCTCAGATGGGTAGCCGGGTTATGTACTACTCTTTGCAGGCAAAAGGGGTAAAGATCCCGATGGGTATTACCCGTTTTGAAGAATTGATAAGCCGTTTTGGTTTAACGGCAAGTAAACCAAAAAGGTTTATTCCCTTGACCAGTGATGGGAAAGGGAAGTCTGGTTACAGCAATTTAACTAACGGCCTTATTATAAATGATTGTTACCGTTTGTTAGTAGTTGATATTACTTACTTTTGGTTAGTGGACCAGTGGTGCCACCTCTTTGTAATTAAAGATGCATATTCGCAGCGTTTAGTAAGTTTATACCCTAGCTGGGATTTAAAAGCCCAGAGTGCTTTACAAGCACTAAGTAAAGGGCTTAGCTTAGTAGATCCGGACTTATTAAAAGGGTGTATACACCATTCGGACAATGGTTCTCAATATAATGCTTTGTCTTATCGTAAGCTACTAGCTAAGCTGGGGATGAAGATAAGCAGGGCAGCTAGTTGTAAACAAAACGGTTCTTGCGAACAAATGCACCATATTATAAAGAATATGTACCTAGTCCATTTTGCGCCAAAAAATATGGCAGAACTCAAAAGGTGTTGTCAAAAGGTAGTACATTTGATGAACGCCCAAAGAGCGGTAAAGCAACTGGGTTACCGAACAGTAATTGATTTCGAAGAGGATATTGCTAAAATGGAACCTAGCCAGCGACCTAAAAAAGAATTATATGATTTTGACAACGCATAA
- a CDS encoding transposase, whose product MKRRVFSESFKRDKVRLYETGKMRVSQLSKLYAVSETAIYRWIELYRSTPSTERIVVETESDYLQLKELQDRIEKMERLIGNQQLQIDYHRGLIASATKHYGEDIEKKFG is encoded by the coding sequence ATGAAAAGACGAGTATTTAGTGAGAGTTTTAAACGTGACAAGGTTCGTTTATACGAGACAGGAAAGATGCGAGTATCCCAACTTTCGAAGCTTTATGCAGTTAGTGAGACAGCTATCTATAGGTGGATTGAGCTTTACCGCAGTACCCCTTCTACCGAACGTATAGTGGTCGAGACTGAGAGTGATTATTTGCAATTAAAGGAGTTACAAGACCGTATAGAAAAGATGGAGCGTTTAATAGGTAATCAACAACTACAGATAGATTATCATCGTGGTTTGATAGCTTCGGCAACCAAACATTATGGGGAAGATATTGAAAAAAAGTTTGGTTAA
- a CDS encoding recombinase family protein, producing MSRLKLSLNTRLFILKSNLIEKFLTKLYVKLFYETSFLKFDLQIDTLLKVGVKEKNIYKDISSGVKANRKSLDVLISKLREGDTIIVWKTNRIARSVSHMLRLVDDFKSKEVSFKSIWSHLLILLQSMVNLYLQCLARSLN from the coding sequence TTGTCACGTTTAAAACTCTCACTAAATACTCGTCTTTTCATCTTAAAGTCTAATTTAATTGAAAAGTTTTTAACCAAACTATATGTTAAGCTATTCTATGAGACATCATTTTTAAAATTCGATTTACAGATTGATACTTTATTAAAAGTTGGAGTAAAAGAAAAAAATATCTATAAGGATATTTCTTCCGGAGTAAAAGCTAATCGTAAATCATTGGATGTATTAATTAGTAAATTAAGAGAAGGAGATACCATAATTGTTTGGAAGACGAACCGAATTGCAAGAAGTGTTTCTCATATGTTGAGACTGGTTGATGATTTTAAATCAAAGGAAGTTTCATTTAAAAGTATATGGAGCCATTTATTGATACTACTTCAGTCCATGGTAAATTTATATTTACAATGTTTAGCGCGGTCGCTCAACTAG
- a CDS encoding recombinase family protein: MEPFIDTTSVHGKFIFTMFSAVAQLERDIIVERTLAGRESARRRGAIIGRKRGLGEEAKKKQYLLKPIIAINISSFQLLRS; this comes from the coding sequence ATGGAGCCATTTATTGATACTACTTCAGTCCATGGTAAATTTATATTTACAATGTTTAGCGCGGTCGCTCAACTAGAACGAGATATCATTGTTGAAAGAACCCTAGCCGGGCGAGAAAGCGCCAGAAGAAGAGGAGCTATCATTGGAAGAAAAAGAGGATTAGGAGAGGAAGCGAAAAAAAAGCAATATTTGCTGAAACCTATTATCGCGATCAACATAAGCAGCTTTCAATTACTGAGATCATGA
- a CDS encoding ATP-dependent nuclease, with product MAATKTTLQKEKQMIKVWLNEIQFSDDSKILIEENDIVVLVGPNNSGKSATLKETAQMLQQKNNSGKVVKDISFEKSSDKDQLISFLNEFSQKIIDTNPLPTYQGFGFYIYESAAQSYWDNSTNGLFDLVSIFVNSLSTEKRLSAANPPQSIKTTSEPPKHPIHFLQKNDSLEQKFNNYFKQAFGADLIVHRNAGKEVPLYVGKKPIPKEGEDRVSEGYLKKLEKLDLLHQQGDGMRSFVGVLLNAFISNHSILFIDEPEAFLHPPQARLLGKMIAKDLPSERQLFLATHSEDFLKGLLDSNIQNLKIIRIQRKDSINEVSVLNSLDINEIWSDSLLRHSNVLGGLFHSKVVICESDSDCRFFSAILSSLYDDLGAIAPDVLFIHCGGKHRVPTVIKALKKLNVPMSIVTDFDVLNNINPIKTIYENLGGTWDEVVNDWTLVKTEIERKRPEFLTDDLKDKIKGVFDSTSDRIFPKEKISEINRALKKASPWTEAKQVGKAYIPSGNATQAFERIQIKFKEKGFHILEVGELECFDKSIGNHGPKWVNEVLTKDLKTDSELENARKFVNEII from the coding sequence TTGGCAGCAACCAAAACTACACTTCAAAAAGAAAAACAAATGATAAAAGTATGGCTTAATGAAATTCAATTTAGTGACGATAGCAAAATCTTAATTGAAGAAAATGATATTGTCGTACTTGTAGGGCCTAATAATTCAGGTAAAAGTGCTACCCTGAAAGAAACGGCACAGATGCTTCAACAAAAAAACAATTCAGGTAAGGTTGTTAAAGACATTTCATTTGAAAAAAGTAGTGACAAAGACCAGCTAATTTCCTTTTTAAACGAATTTTCTCAAAAAATAATAGACACCAATCCACTACCAACCTATCAAGGATTTGGTTTCTATATTTATGAATCAGCTGCCCAATCATATTGGGATAATAGTACAAATGGTTTGTTTGACCTAGTGAGCATTTTTGTCAACTCATTATCTACGGAGAAGAGGTTATCTGCTGCAAATCCACCTCAGAGTATTAAAACAACTTCCGAACCGCCAAAACATCCAATTCATTTTTTACAAAAGAATGATAGCCTAGAACAAAAATTTAACAACTATTTCAAACAAGCATTTGGAGCTGATTTGATTGTTCATAGGAATGCAGGGAAAGAAGTGCCATTATATGTTGGTAAGAAGCCTATTCCGAAAGAAGGAGAAGATAGGGTATCGGAAGGATATTTAAAAAAATTGGAAAAACTCGACCTTCTCCATCAACAAGGTGATGGAATGAGAAGTTTTGTTGGAGTATTATTAAATGCCTTTATATCTAATCATTCCATTCTTTTTATAGATGAACCAGAAGCTTTTTTACATCCACCACAAGCAAGATTGTTAGGGAAAATGATTGCTAAAGACCTTCCTTCTGAAAGACAATTATTCCTTGCCACCCACAGTGAAGATTTCCTAAAAGGGTTATTAGATTCTAATATTCAAAATTTAAAAATAATACGAATTCAACGTAAAGATTCAATAAATGAAGTAAGTGTTTTAAACAGTTTAGATATCAATGAAATATGGTCTGATTCTTTGTTAAGACATTCAAACGTATTAGGCGGATTGTTTCATTCAAAAGTTGTGATTTGCGAAAGTGATTCTGATTGTAGGTTTTTCTCAGCAATACTTTCATCTCTATATGACGATTTAGGGGCAATTGCACCTGATGTTTTATTTATTCACTGTGGTGGAAAACATAGAGTTCCTACTGTTATAAAAGCATTAAAAAAACTTAATGTTCCTATGTCCATAGTTACAGATTTTGATGTATTGAATAATATTAATCCAATAAAGACTATTTATGAGAACCTTGGCGGAACTTGGGATGAAGTAGTAAATGATTGGACTCTTGTGAAAACTGAAATAGAACGAAAAAGACCAGAATTTTTAACGGATGATTTAAAAGATAAAATTAAAGGAGTATTTGATTCCACCTCTGATAGAATTTTCCCTAAAGAAAAAATTTCTGAAATCAATAGAGCACTCAAAAAAGCATCTCCTTGGACAGAAGCCAAGCAAGTTGGTAAAGCATATATTCCTAGTGGCAACGCTACTCAAGCTTTCGAAAGAATTCAAATCAAATTTAAAGAAAAGGGATTTCATATTCTTGAAGTGGGTGAGTTAGAATGTTTTGATAAAAGTATTGGTAATCACGGACCGAAATGGGTCAATGAGGTTTTAACTAAAGATTTAAAAACAGACTCAGAATTAGAGAATGCAAGAAAATTTGTAAATGAAATTATTTAA
- a CDS encoding sigma-70 family RNA polymerase sigma factor — MKTKINTIWLDLNEELYKFILKKINDEQTSKDIHQEVFLKIQTKIHQLKHTSKLTSWVYQITRNSIIDYFRKVKNSNISINDLDIPEMDTHNFDYSNLTNCINQKIENLSSQHKEAIILTSFKNYSQKELAEHLKISYSGTKSRVQKAKEILKENILDCPNVESDSTGKLIDFENN, encoded by the coding sequence ATGAAAACTAAAATTAATACTATTTGGCTTGATCTAAATGAAGAACTTTATAAGTTTATTTTGAAAAAAATAAATGATGAACAAACGTCAAAAGATATTCATCAAGAGGTTTTTTTAAAAATTCAAACTAAAATTCATCAATTAAAACATACTTCAAAACTTACATCTTGGGTTTATCAAATTACAAGAAATAGTATTATTGATTATTTTAGAAAAGTAAAAAATAGTAATATATCAATAAATGACTTAGATATTCCAGAAATGGACACTCATAATTTTGATTATTCAAATTTAACAAACTGTATCAATCAAAAAATAGAAAACCTTTCTTCCCAACATAAAGAAGCAATTATTTTAACTTCATTTAAAAACTATTCACAAAAAGAGTTAGCAGAACATTTAAAAATCTCTTATTCGGGGACGAAATCAAGAGTTCAAAAAGCTAAAGAGATTTTAAAAGAAAACATTTTAGATTGCCCAAATGTAGAATCGGATAGTACAGGTAAATTAATAGATTTTGAAAATAATTAA
- a CDS encoding PhzF family phenazine biosynthesis protein, whose amino-acid sequence MDSSKKVINVQILNAFAENGKGGNPAGVVLNADELSDKNKLEISKKVGLSETAFVSKSKTEDFKLDFFTPNKQIAHCGHATVATFSYLKQIGALKNDSSSKETIDGKRKIEIIGDLAFMEQLAPKYTDVSHKESIILKSLRLKKTDLIPNTPIQLVNTGNSFVLVPVKSTEVLKNIIPDFDLIKEVSDEFDLIGYYVFSTDTEYDATSRMFGPRYGILEESGTGMAAGPLGCYLFDILKIKKKSFSIQQGKYMKEPSPSLIIVKLRIDDKKIKDLMAGGKGILNRQLRIEINI is encoded by the coding sequence ATGGACAGTTCGAAAAAAGTTATTAACGTACAAATTCTTAACGCTTTTGCAGAAAACGGTAAAGGTGGTAATCCAGCAGGTGTCGTTTTAAATGCAGATGAATTATCTGATAAAAATAAACTTGAGATTTCTAAAAAAGTAGGTTTATCAGAAACTGCTTTTGTTTCAAAATCTAAAACGGAAGATTTTAAACTAGATTTCTTCACTCCAAATAAACAAATAGCACATTGTGGACACGCTACTGTAGCTACATTTTCTTATTTAAAACAAATAGGAGCTCTAAAAAATGATAGTTCTTCAAAAGAAACCATAGATGGGAAACGAAAAATAGAAATAATTGGTGATTTAGCATTTATGGAACAACTGGCTCCAAAATATACTGATGTAAGTCACAAAGAAAGTATAATTCTAAAATCATTGAGATTAAAGAAAACGGACTTGATTCCAAATACACCAATTCAATTAGTAAACACTGGAAATTCATTCGTACTCGTTCCTGTTAAAAGCACAGAGGTTTTAAAAAATATAATTCCAGATTTTGACTTGATAAAAGAAGTTAGTGATGAATTCGATTTAATTGGTTACTATGTGTTTTCTACAGATACAGAATATGATGCTACTTCAAGGATGTTTGGTCCTCGTTATGGAATATTAGAAGAATCAGGAACAGGTATGGCGGCTGGACCACTTGGATGTTACTTATTTGACATTTTAAAAATCAAGAAAAAAAGTTTTAGCATTCAACAAGGAAAATATATGAAAGAACCTTCTCCAAGTTTAATTATTGTTAAATTACGAATTGATGACAAAAAAATAAAGGATTTAATGGCTGGTGGAAAAGGAATACTAAATAGACAATTAAGAATTGAAATAAACATCTAA